From the genome of Blautia pseudococcoides, one region includes:
- a CDS encoding sugar ABC transporter substrate-binding protein, translated as MKTRKVLALTVSAAMIATLGLAGCGKSGDSGKSDSKTEAKGGSDSVTLKWVSQGPGEDSWEGLTKPILEEYEKETGVHIDAEFYSFNDLFEVIETKAAAGNADFDVMSVDVTYIAKYGTSGYLEPLDQYFSDEDKAKWDDASYQAGVWEDTMYAAPENTSTQELYYNKTLLDKAGITIPENDENNRLTYEQVADLAKQGLEKLDPDGTQGLIGFDFQQVSRVYQMNMLANAMGGKNISDDGYSLDGVVNTEPWINAMTWYQGLVNDGIASKGYDADQLGDQFYAGKMLFMVGGTWTPSSMKADDEIGYTYAPCFEGYEDKAATSTGSWYFGINSNSKNKDAAADFIKWFTLEKGSDMWLEINGDVPSRLDKQDEIKNDPEASMDMKIAAYEAANTAVPRAVTPVFGEYSTVLDQAWEDVRNGADVKETLDNAIEQFESAVAAYKK; from the coding sequence ATGAAAACAAGAAAAGTACTGGCATTGACAGTTAGTGCAGCGATGATAGCGACTTTAGGTCTCGCAGGATGCGGGAAATCAGGGGATTCAGGAAAAAGTGACAGCAAGACAGAAGCTAAGGGCGGCTCAGACAGCGTGACATTAAAATGGGTCTCTCAGGGACCTGGTGAGGACTCTTGGGAAGGTCTTACAAAACCCATACTGGAAGAATATGAAAAAGAAACGGGTGTACATATTGATGCTGAATTTTATTCTTTCAACGATTTATTTGAGGTTATCGAGACAAAAGCGGCAGCAGGAAATGCAGATTTTGATGTTATGAGTGTCGATGTTACCTATATCGCAAAATATGGTACCAGCGGCTATCTGGAACCACTGGATCAATATTTCTCTGATGAAGATAAAGCAAAATGGGATGATGCTTCCTACCAGGCAGGAGTCTGGGAAGACACTATGTATGCAGCACCGGAAAACACATCCACACAGGAATTATATTACAATAAAACATTACTGGATAAGGCAGGCATCACGATTCCTGAAAATGATGAGAATAACCGCCTTACATATGAGCAGGTAGCGGATTTGGCAAAACAGGGCCTGGAAAAATTGGATCCGGATGGCACACAGGGATTGATTGGCTTTGATTTCCAGCAGGTAAGCCGTGTATATCAGATGAATATGCTTGCAAATGCCATGGGCGGTAAAAATATCAGCGATGACGGCTATTCTTTAGACGGTGTCGTGAACACAGAGCCGTGGATCAATGCAATGACATGGTATCAGGGCTTAGTAAATGATGGAATCGCATCCAAGGGATATGATGCCGACCAGTTGGGTGACCAGTTCTATGCAGGCAAAATGCTGTTTATGGTAGGCGGAACTTGGACACCGTCAAGCATGAAGGCAGATGATGAGATCGGTTATACTTATGCACCATGTTTTGAGGGATATGAAGATAAAGCGGCTACATCTACTGGAAGCTGGTATTTTGGTATTAATTCCAATTCCAAAAATAAAGATGCGGCAGCAGATTTTATTAAATGGTTTACTTTGGAAAAAGGCAGTGATATGTGGCTGGAAATAAATGGAGATGTACCGAGCCGTCTGGACAAACAGGATGAGATCAAAAATGACCCGGAAGCTTCTATGGATATGAAGATTGCTGCATATGAAGCTGCAAATACTGCAGTTCCTCGTGCGGTCACACCTGTATTCGGTGAGTATTCCACAGTTTTAGACCAGGCATGGGAAGATGTGCGCAATGGAGCGGACGTAAAAGAGACTTTAGACAATGCAATAGAACAGTTTGAATCTGCTGTAGCAGCATATAAAAAGTAA
- the hisS gene encoding histidine--tRNA ligase has protein sequence MQLKKKPVTGMKDILPREMEIRDYVIGLIKETYKEFGFTSMETPCVEHIENLTSKQGGDNEKLIFRILKRGEKLKINEAKEENDLVDSGLRYDLTVPLCRFYSNNANELPSPFKALQMGNVFRADRPQRGRFRQFMQCDIDILGDPTNLAEIDVILATSTLVGKLDFESFAIRINDRRFLKAMAAYSGFPEESYDQVFIILDKMDKIGLEGVAAELEGSGFAKEGIEKYIALFDAIGEGLDGVKYCKDKLEGFLEPDVADNMSTIIESVTEAKTANFRIIFDPTLVRGMSYYTGPIFEICIDGFSGSVGGGGRYDEMIGKFTGTPTPATGFSIGFERIVMLLMERGFQVPGSADKKAYLLDKKLSSEKLVEVVKKAGEERKAGKSVNIVYMKKNKKFQKEQLQSEGYEIIEEIYND, from the coding sequence ATGCAGTTAAAGAAAAAACCAGTTACAGGAATGAAAGATATTCTGCCAAGAGAGATGGAAATCCGTGATTATGTGATCGGATTGATCAAGGAAACTTATAAGGAGTTCGGATTCACTTCCATGGAGACTCCCTGCGTGGAGCACATTGAAAACCTGACCAGCAAACAGGGCGGGGATAATGAAAAACTGATTTTCCGTATTCTGAAAAGAGGGGAAAAACTGAAGATCAATGAGGCGAAAGAGGAGAATGACCTGGTTGACAGCGGGCTGCGCTATGACCTGACCGTTCCGCTCTGCCGTTTCTATTCCAACAACGCCAATGAACTGCCCTCCCCTTTCAAAGCTCTGCAGATGGGAAATGTATTCCGTGCGGACAGACCGCAGAGAGGCCGTTTCCGTCAGTTTATGCAGTGTGATATTGATATTCTGGGAGACCCTACCAATCTGGCTGAGATAGATGTTATTCTGGCAACCTCCACACTGGTTGGCAAGCTGGATTTTGAAAGCTTTGCCATCCGCATCAATGACCGCCGTTTCTTAAAAGCCATGGCCGCTTACAGCGGATTCCCGGAAGAGTCTTATGACCAGGTATTCATCATCCTGGATAAAATGGATAAGATTGGCCTGGAAGGCGTGGCAGCAGAGCTGGAGGGATCCGGATTTGCGAAAGAGGGTATTGAAAAATACATTGCACTTTTCGACGCCATCGGAGAAGGTCTTGACGGAGTAAAATACTGTAAGGACAAGCTGGAAGGATTCCTGGAGCCGGATGTGGCAGACAATATGTCCACCATTATTGAGAGTGTGACAGAGGCGAAAACGGCTAACTTCAGGATCATCTTTGATCCTACATTAGTGCGCGGTATGTCTTATTATACAGGACCGATCTTTGAAATCTGTATTGACGGTTTTTCCGGCAGTGTAGGCGGCGGCGGACGTTACGACGAGATGATCGGCAAATTCACGGGAACCCCCACACCGGCAACCGGATTTTCCATTGGTTTTGAGCGTATTGTTATGCTGCTCATGGAGAGAGGATTCCAGGTACCGGGCAGTGCGGATAAGAAAGCGTATCTGCTGGATAAGAAGCTGAGCTCTGAGAAACTGGTGGAGGTTGTGAAAAAAGCCGGGGAAGAGAGAAAAGCAGGCAAGAGCGTTAATATTGTATATATGAAAAAGAATAAAAAATTCCAGAAGGAACAGCTTCAGTCTGAAGGCTATGAGATCATTGAAGAGATATATAACGACTGA
- a CDS encoding HD-GYP domain-containing protein → MANTQKHLISFNLEKEIEHGIQVSNLAFRVGKQMGLSEEACHELAVAGVLHDIGKLRLYNYIAGEENPMVVEEMKYVRRHPELGYESLKDRGYSRFVLDSIYYHHENYDGSGYPENLAGEKIPVGARIIRICDVYAALTSKRTYRDAFSGETAMKMVIDEVKNFDMQVFLAFQRAIHEND, encoded by the coding sequence ATGGCAAATACGCAGAAGCATCTGATTAGTTTCAATCTGGAAAAGGAAATCGAACATGGTATTCAGGTGAGCAACCTGGCTTTCCGTGTGGGAAAACAGATGGGACTTTCTGAGGAGGCCTGCCATGAGCTGGCAGTGGCCGGAGTGCTTCATGATATCGGAAAGCTGAGGCTTTACAACTACATTGCCGGGGAAGAAAATCCTATGGTGGTGGAGGAAATGAAGTATGTAAGGCGTCATCCGGAATTGGGATATGAGAGCCTGAAGGACAGGGGATATTCCCGGTTTGTGCTGGACAGCATTTACTACCATCATGAAAACTATGACGGCAGCGGATACCCGGAAAATCTGGCGGGGGAAAAGATTCCCGTGGGTGCCAGAATCATTAGGATCTGTGATGTCTATGCAGCGCTCACATCCAAAAGGACATACCGTGACGCGTTTTCCGGCGAGACTGCCATGAAGATGGTGATCGACGAAGTTAAAAATTTTGATATGCAGGTTTTTCTTGCATTTCAGAGAGCAATACATGAAAATGATTAG
- a CDS encoding PfkB family carbohydrate kinase, with the protein MTIKEIASLAGVSISTVSKIVNNKDQNINPETRSRVLKIVKEYNYTPYGMVKNISSAKTFLLGVLLRTASQSNLMLNGILQAAQEQGYNVLLLDSLNSTDTELKHITSLCKNNVDGVIWEPVDENSSQYEHYFAEQNISVCYINGPDTAYNIDFEKMGYVLTQKLLEYKHSKIACLMKEKSRRSQMVFAGFKKCLFDNQIPYHDKMRLFISDPACCSKVLSHGFSGIVSSHFASSLILYEQMNKLHYYVPSDLSLVSLKDDVREAISFPHISSIKIPYREFGYYVCRNLIQKCEKKDQGEPEYTFVSQCIFDNEDSLDIPSFFRAKKIVVVGSINTDITFNVDWLPQAGKTTTILSSTTTLGGKGANQSVGAAKLGREVSLIGEIGNDTDSTFIFDILEKEQVTTQGVHRDMKAQTGKAYIYIERDGEGTITIMSGANGNLSPEDIQKRQHLFENAGFCLLSTEIPIHTVLEAAKIARKYGAKNIVKPAALKSIPDQLLQNTDIFIPNRKEAAALCPQHTTVEKQAEYFFQKGIEAVIITLGHEGCYLKTAETAKYFPAADFISIDTTGGADAFISALASFLIEGYSLEKAIRIATYAAGFCVSRQGVVPALIDHNTLETHIKKLEPNLLK; encoded by the coding sequence ATGACAATCAAAGAAATCGCCAGCCTGGCCGGTGTCTCTATCTCAACGGTTTCCAAAATCGTAAATAACAAAGACCAGAATATCAACCCTGAGACCCGCAGCCGGGTACTGAAAATTGTAAAAGAATACAACTATACGCCTTACGGCATGGTAAAAAATATATCCAGTGCAAAGACCTTTTTACTGGGGGTCCTGCTCCGCACAGCCTCGCAGTCCAATCTGATGCTGAACGGCATCCTGCAGGCAGCACAGGAGCAGGGTTACAATGTGCTGCTTCTGGATAGTCTGAACAGTACAGACACCGAACTAAAGCATATCACCTCCCTGTGCAAGAACAATGTGGACGGTGTGATCTGGGAGCCAGTGGATGAGAACAGCTCCCAATATGAGCATTACTTTGCAGAGCAGAACATCTCTGTCTGCTATATAAATGGCCCTGACACTGCCTACAATATTGACTTTGAAAAAATGGGCTATGTCCTGACCCAGAAGCTTCTGGAATACAAGCACAGCAAAATTGCCTGCCTGATGAAAGAAAAAAGCAGGCGCTCCCAAATGGTATTTGCGGGATTCAAGAAATGTTTATTTGACAATCAAATTCCCTATCATGACAAAATGAGGCTTTTTATCTCTGACCCTGCCTGTTGTTCCAAAGTGTTGAGCCATGGTTTTTCAGGCATTGTCAGTTCTCATTTTGCCTCCTCCCTGATTCTGTATGAACAGATGAATAAACTGCACTACTATGTACCCTCCGACTTATCTCTGGTAAGCTTAAAAGATGATGTACGGGAAGCCATCTCCTTCCCTCATATATCCAGCATCAAAATCCCTTACCGGGAATTCGGCTACTATGTGTGCAGAAACCTGATTCAAAAATGCGAAAAAAAAGACCAGGGGGAACCGGAATATACCTTTGTATCCCAGTGCATCTTTGACAACGAGGACAGCCTGGACATCCCTTCCTTCTTCCGCGCAAAAAAAATCGTGGTCGTAGGAAGCATTAACACAGACATAACCTTCAATGTGGACTGGCTTCCCCAGGCAGGAAAGACCACCACGATCCTAAGCTCCACCACCACCCTTGGAGGAAAAGGGGCCAACCAGTCCGTAGGTGCCGCCAAACTGGGACGCGAGGTTTCCCTCATTGGGGAAATCGGAAACGACACGGATTCCACGTTCATCTTCGATATACTGGAAAAAGAACAGGTGACTACCCAGGGTGTCCACAGAGACATGAAAGCCCAAACCGGAAAAGCATACATTTACATCGAGCGTGACGGTGAAGGGACCATCACCATCATGTCCGGGGCCAACGGTAATCTAAGCCCCGAAGACATCCAAAAAAGACAACATCTTTTTGAAAATGCCGGTTTCTGCCTGCTCTCCACAGAGATTCCCATCCACACGGTCCTGGAAGCAGCCAAAATCGCCAGAAAATACGGTGCCAAAAACATCGTCAAACCGGCTGCCCTAAAATCCATTCCCGATCAGCTTCTTCAGAACACGGATATCTTCATCCCCAACCGAAAAGAAGCTGCCGCCCTGTGCCCACAGCACACTACTGTAGAAAAACAAGCCGAATACTTTTTTCAAAAAGGGATCGAGGCTGTCATCATAACCCTTGGACACGAAGGCTGCTACCTGAAAACCGCAGAAACCGCAAAATACTTCCCTGCCGCCGACTTTATTTCCATAGACACCACCGGCGGTGCAGACGCCTTTATCTCCGCCCTGGCCTCCTTCCTGATCGAAGGCTACTCTCTGGAAAAAGCCATCCGCATAGCCACCTATGCCGCCGGCTTCTGCGTCTCCAGACAAGGCGTAGTCCCCGCTCTGATAGACCACAACACCCTGGAAACCCATATTAAAAAACTTGAACCAAACCTGCTTAAATAA
- a CDS encoding nucleoside hydrolase: MVKKEAQKDWDEFTSSRVVEKSNIDNAKLVVRLQKPKGKVDVVIDTDTYNEIDDQFAVAYLVKSDEKLNLKAIYAAPFHNEKSTGPADGMEKSYQEIMNILALLEREDLKPYVYRGSTAYMPSETEPVISDAAKDLAERAMDYSEENPLYVIAIGAITNVSSALLMNPEIKNRIVLIWLGGNALHWPHNREFNLFQDVAGARIVFGCGVPLVQLPCMGVVSAFTTSGPELEYHLRGKNKLCDYLVDVTTKEALECYGGSTWTRPIWDVTAVAWLLDGDFEEDCLMHSPIPEYDDRYAFDNNRHFIKYVYHIKRDNLFADLFAKLAK; this comes from the coding sequence ATGGTAAAGAAAGAAGCACAGAAGGACTGGGATGAATTTACCAGCTCAAGAGTAGTGGAGAAAAGTAACATTGATAATGCAAAACTTGTTGTGAGGCTGCAGAAGCCCAAAGGTAAAGTGGATGTGGTGATTGATACGGACACTTATAATGAGATTGATGACCAGTTTGCAGTTGCTTATTTGGTTAAATCAGATGAAAAGCTTAATTTAAAAGCAATCTATGCAGCTCCGTTCCACAATGAAAAATCCACTGGTCCTGCAGATGGTATGGAAAAAAGCTATCAGGAAATTATGAATATCCTTGCATTGCTGGAAAGAGAAGATTTAAAACCCTATGTATACAGAGGCTCAACAGCATATATGCCTTCTGAGACAGAACCGGTAATCTCAGACGCGGCGAAGGATTTAGCTGAAAGAGCTATGGATTATTCAGAAGAGAATCCATTGTATGTGATTGCGATTGGTGCTATTACCAATGTATCCTCTGCTCTTTTAATGAATCCTGAGATCAAAAACAGGATTGTACTTATCTGGCTGGGAGGGAATGCCCTTCACTGGCCTCACAACAGGGAATTCAATCTGTTTCAGGATGTCGCCGGAGCAAGAATTGTATTTGGATGCGGTGTTCCTCTGGTTCAGCTTCCATGTATGGGGGTTGTATCTGCCTTTACCACAAGCGGACCGGAACTGGAATACCATCTTCGCGGTAAGAACAAGCTTTGTGACTACCTTGTGGATGTGACCACAAAAGAAGCGCTGGAATGCTACGGAGGCTCTACCTGGACGAGACCTATCTGGGATGTAACTGCTGTTGCATGGCTTCTTGACGGTGACTTTGAGGAGGATTGCCTGATGCACAGTCCGATTCCGGAATATGATGACAGATATGCATTTGACAATAACCGGCACTTTATAAAATATGTGTATCACATTAAGAGAGATAATCTTTTTGCAGACTTGTTTGCAAAACTAGCAAAATAG
- a CDS encoding nucleoside hydrolase, protein MERIIIDTDPGIDDAMAILLAVSAPDKIKIEALTTVDGNTDIDHATQNASAILKLCGREDIPVYKGRGEPLRGKAEICESSHGDNGLGDVKIDNGRIPLQRESAEEYLVRAAQDNKDVLTLMPIGPLTNIAGAVQRDENFVKNIKKIVLMGGAEHCGNMSPTAEFNFWHDPEAAKVVFEAGFKEIVMVGLDVTRKVFLTPAMRELLYQINTPLSGFIHQITRVYVDSYWEKLKNLGCELCDVLAAAYLIDDSVLKLKDAYVEIETAGLCRGTSVVYPVEIWKDKKKNCKVASDLDVKRLFRLFFEKQFPDHKESAAALIEQEYRDQ, encoded by the coding sequence ATGGAACGGATCATTATTGATACGGACCCAGGGATAGATGATGCGATGGCCATTTTGCTGGCGGTCAGTGCTCCGGACAAAATAAAGATTGAAGCGTTGACTACAGTGGATGGGAATACAGATATTGATCATGCCACGCAAAATGCATCCGCTATATTAAAGCTCTGTGGGAGGGAGGACATACCTGTTTATAAAGGAAGAGGGGAACCTCTCAGGGGAAAAGCGGAAATATGTGAAAGCTCTCATGGAGATAATGGCCTGGGGGATGTGAAGATTGACAACGGCAGGATTCCTCTGCAGAGAGAATCCGCAGAAGAATATCTGGTACGCGCAGCACAGGATAACAAAGATGTACTTACCCTAATGCCCATCGGTCCGCTGACAAATATAGCCGGAGCTGTACAGAGAGATGAGAATTTCGTGAAAAATATTAAAAAGATTGTTCTGATGGGGGGAGCAGAACACTGCGGAAATATGTCACCAACGGCAGAATTTAATTTCTGGCATGACCCGGAAGCTGCAAAAGTTGTCTTTGAGGCCGGTTTTAAAGAAATTGTAATGGTAGGGCTTGATGTGACGAGAAAAGTATTCTTGACACCGGCAATGAGAGAACTGCTTTATCAGATAAACACGCCACTTTCCGGATTTATTCATCAGATTACCAGAGTTTACGTTGACAGTTATTGGGAAAAACTTAAAAATCTGGGATGTGAACTGTGCGATGTTTTGGCAGCGGCTTATCTCATTGATGATTCCGTTTTAAAATTAAAGGATGCATATGTAGAGATAGAGACGGCAGGTCTATGCAGGGGTACATCTGTGGTCTATCCTGTTGAAATATGGAAAGATAAGAAAAAAAACTGTAAAGTTGCATCTGATTTGGATGTAAAAAGGTTATTCAGACTTTTTTTTGAGAAGCAATTTCCGGATCATAAAGAAAGTGCAGCTGCATTGATCGAGCAGGAATACAGAGATCAATAA
- a CDS encoding carbohydrate ABC transporter permease: MGGIYIKNKWLPYLLILPTIVLICVFKIYPIIDSVIQGVLSTEGSFTLDNYKLLFADKTFWSSLWVTLKFNVIIIPLQIIIAFIMAMMVNVKVRGIEIFRTVFYLPFCISLTIATVIWQMMLNVNNGVVNSVLGILGISPVGFLIDKKWALLSIVLIASWRGCAYWMMFILAGLKGIDTAVYESAKIDGSGFFSTLFRITIPLLKNTLLFVFVANTTANFLLFAPIQIATEGGPQGSTNVLMYEAYKSAFKYSNRPRQACIVTILLVIVMLVCFIQNKCLTEKEA, encoded by the coding sequence ATGGGTGGTATCTATATTAAAAATAAATGGCTTCCGTACCTTTTAATATTGCCGACAATTGTTTTGATATGCGTTTTTAAGATTTATCCTATTATAGACAGTGTTATTCAGGGAGTTCTTTCCACGGAGGGCAGTTTTACACTGGACAATTACAAATTATTGTTCGCTGACAAAACATTCTGGAGTTCTTTGTGGGTTACTCTGAAATTTAATGTCATTATAATTCCGCTTCAGATAATCATTGCATTTATCATGGCGATGATGGTTAATGTCAAAGTACGTGGTATTGAAATATTCAGGACTGTTTTTTATCTGCCGTTCTGTATCTCTTTGACCATAGCAACGGTTATTTGGCAGATGATGCTGAATGTCAACAATGGTGTGGTAAACAGTGTTCTTGGAATCTTGGGAATCAGTCCGGTTGGCTTTCTTATTGATAAGAAGTGGGCACTTCTATCCATTGTTCTGATCGCATCCTGGAGAGGCTGTGCTTATTGGATGATGTTTATCCTTGCAGGGCTGAAGGGAATTGACACTGCTGTATATGAGTCGGCCAAGATTGATGGTTCGGGATTTTTCAGTACATTATTCAGAATTACAATTCCACTGTTAAAGAATACCCTGCTTTTTGTGTTCGTTGCCAATACCACAGCTAATTTCCTGCTTTTTGCACCTATTCAGATTGCTACAGAAGGCGGTCCTCAGGGAAGCACCAATGTCTTGATGTATGAGGCTTACAAATCTGCGTTTAAATATTCAAACCGTCCGAGACAGGCTTGTATTGTTACCATCCTTCTTGTGATCGTAATGCTGGTATGTTTTATTCAGAATAAATGTCTGACAGAAAAGGAGGCGTAA
- the aspS gene encoding aspartate--tRNA ligase, which produces MAESMYGLKRTHRCTEVTKEEIGSTVTLMGWVQKSRNKGGIVFVDLRDRSGIMQIIFENGDIDGEGFEKAGRLRSEFVIAVTGRVEARSGAVNENLKTGEIEVRANALRILSESETPPFPVEENSKTREEVRLKYRYLDLRRPDLQRNLIMRSQVAVLVRQFLANEGFLEIETPILNKSTPEGARDYLVPSRVHPGSFYALPQSPQIFKQLLMCSGYDRYFQIAKCFRDEDLRADRQPEFTQIDMELSFVDVDDVIDVNERMLAFLFRQVLGVEVQLPIQRMTWIDAMNRFGSDKPDLRFGMELTDVSEVVKGCEFAVFKNALEAGGSVRGINAKGQGAMPRKKIDKLVEFAKGYGAKGLAYIAIQEDGSVKSSFAKFMQEEEMKSLIEAMQGEAGDLLLFAADKTKLVWDVLGALRLELARQMELFDKDEYRFVWITEFPLLEWSEEEQRFTAMHHPFTMPFEEDIPLLDTDPGAVRAKAYDIVLNGNEIGGGSVRIHQNDVQEKMFEALGFEKAQAYKQFGFLLDAFKYGVPPHAGLAYGLDRLVMLMAKEESIREVIAFPKVKDASCLMSEAPNTVDVKQLDELGIALKAQESEQ; this is translated from the coding sequence ATGGCAGAATCAATGTACGGGTTAAAGAGAACCCACAGATGTACGGAAGTGACGAAAGAAGAAATCGGCAGCACAGTAACCCTCATGGGATGGGTACAGAAGAGCCGCAACAAAGGTGGTATTGTTTTCGTGGATCTGCGTGACCGTTCCGGAATCATGCAGATAATCTTTGAAAACGGTGATATTGACGGGGAAGGCTTTGAGAAGGCCGGCAGATTAAGAAGTGAGTTTGTTATCGCTGTGACGGGACGCGTGGAGGCGCGTTCCGGTGCAGTGAATGAGAATCTGAAGACAGGTGAGATTGAAGTGCGGGCAAACGCTCTGCGCATCCTGTCCGAGTCAGAGACCCCTCCTTTCCCCGTTGAGGAGAACAGCAAGACCAGGGAGGAAGTACGCTTAAAATACCGTTATCTGGATCTGAGAAGACCGGATCTGCAGAGAAATCTGATCATGCGTTCCCAGGTTGCTGTGCTGGTTCGCCAGTTCCTGGCAAATGAAGGATTTTTGGAGATCGAGACACCGATTCTGAATAAAAGTACACCGGAGGGAGCAAGGGATTACCTGGTTCCAAGCCGTGTGCATCCGGGCAGCTTTTACGCACTGCCTCAGTCACCCCAGATTTTTAAGCAGCTTCTTATGTGCTCCGGATACGACAGGTATTTCCAGATCGCCAAATGTTTCCGCGATGAGGACCTGCGTGCTGACCGTCAGCCGGAATTCACACAGATCGACATGGAGCTTTCCTTTGTGGATGTGGATGACGTCATAGATGTAAATGAGCGTATGCTGGCGTTTCTGTTTCGCCAGGTACTGGGTGTGGAAGTGCAGCTTCCCATTCAGAGAATGACCTGGATAGATGCTATGAACCGCTTTGGTTCCGACAAACCGGACCTGCGTTTCGGCATGGAGCTTACGGATGTGTCAGAAGTGGTAAAAGGCTGTGAGTTTGCGGTATTTAAAAATGCTCTGGAGGCAGGCGGCAGTGTCCGCGGTATCAATGCCAAAGGACAGGGGGCTATGCCCAGAAAGAAAATCGACAAGTTAGTGGAATTCGCCAAAGGTTACGGTGCCAAAGGCCTGGCGTATATTGCCATCCAGGAGGACGGCAGTGTGAAATCTTCCTTCGCAAAATTCATGCAGGAGGAGGAGATGAAGTCCCTTATAGAAGCTATGCAGGGTGAAGCGGGCGATCTGCTCCTCTTTGCTGCGGACAAAACCAAGCTTGTGTGGGATGTTCTGGGTGCGCTTCGTCTTGAACTGGCGCGCCAGATGGAGCTGTTCGATAAAGACGAGTACCGTTTTGTATGGATCACAGAGTTCCCGCTTCTGGAGTGGTCAGAGGAGGAACAGCGCTTTACAGCCATGCATCATCCGTTTACCATGCCTTTTGAGGAGGATATTCCGCTTCTGGATACAGATCCGGGTGCAGTGCGGGCTAAAGCCTATGATATTGTGCTCAACGGCAATGAGATTGGCGGCGGCAGTGTGCGAATCCACCAGAACGATGTACAGGAAAAAATGTTTGAGGCTCTTGGGTTTGAAAAGGCACAGGCATACAAGCAGTTCGGCTTCCTTCTGGATGCCTTTAAATACGGAGTTCCGCCTCACGCCGGACTGGCTTACGGCCTGGACCGTCTGGTCATGCTCATGGCAAAGGAGGAATCCATCCGTGAGGTGATCGCGTTCCCGAAGGTGAAGGACGCTTCCTGTTTGATGTCGGAGGCACCGAATACCGTGGATGTAAAACAGTTGGATGAACTGGGGATTGCTCTGAAAGCACAGGAGAGTGAGCAGTAA
- a CDS encoding sulfite exporter TauE/SafE family protein, which translates to MLIFWPGVPVHNAIATNKLSSAAGTVISTARYCKNRYADVALAVPSFLVALLGSFMGANLALITSDKVLKLMLIAVLPVVAFYVLKNKRMESKLKRQLTKRQKYAIVITASFVIGTYDGFYGPGTGTFLLLVYTGLAGMDIRTASGNTKIVNLASNLAALGAFFFSGKIVVTLGLAAAVFSIAGHYIGSGMVIKNGTRIVRPIVVTVLILLFIKIVSGFFV; encoded by the coding sequence CTGCTTATCTTTTGGCCGGGAGTTCCCGTACACAATGCCATTGCCACCAACAAACTGTCCTCAGCGGCCGGTACGGTTATCTCCACAGCCCGTTACTGCAAAAACAGGTATGCGGATGTGGCGCTTGCGGTTCCTTCTTTTCTCGTGGCGCTTTTGGGGTCCTTCATGGGGGCGAATCTGGCTCTTATTACAAGCGATAAAGTGCTGAAGCTTATGCTCATTGCAGTGTTGCCGGTGGTGGCGTTCTATGTGCTGAAGAATAAAAGAATGGAGTCGAAGTTAAAAAGGCAGCTTACAAAAAGGCAGAAGTATGCCATTGTGATCACGGCTTCTTTTGTCATCGGTACATATGACGGCTTTTACGGGCCGGGGACAGGAACCTTTCTGCTGCTTGTCTACACAGGGCTTGCGGGGATGGATATCCGAACCGCTTCCGGAAACACAAAGATTGTGAATCTGGCTTCCAACCTGGCAGCTCTTGGGGCCTTCTTTTTCAGCGGCAAGATCGTGGTTACTCTGGGCCTGGCGGCAGCCGTGTTCAGCATTGCGGGGCATTACATCGGCTCCGGCATGGTAATAAAAAACGGTACCAGGATTGTCCGTCCTATTGTGGTCACGGTTCTTATTTTATTATTTATTAAAATTGTATCAGGCTTTTTTGTATAG